CCGAGGTGGTCGAGGACATCGTGCTCCGCGCGCCGGTTCCGTTCCTGCGGCTCGCGAAGGCGACCGTCGTCGCGCTCGGCGTCCTCGCGTGCATCTTGCTCGCGGCGCTGCCGTACGAATCGAGCGTGTTCGGCGCGCTCGTCTTCTGCGGAGCGGTCGCGTCGGTGCTGCACATCGTCGAGTCGTTCGCGAAGCGCCGCGTCGTGCTCGACGCGAGGCGTGGCTTCGCGGTCGCGAGCGGGTCGATCCGAGAGCACGTCCTCCTCCACATCCGGCGCGCCGCGGTGGAGCGCGAGCCGCGGGTCCAGGTCCGCGTCCTCGCGCGCGGCGAGGAGCCGACGCACGAGTGGCTCGGACGCCTCGACGGCGTCGCGAACGACGCGTACCGCGGTGAGCTGCCGCCGAAGGAGGAGCTCCACCGGATCGCCTTCGACGCCACGTCGCCGGTGCACGAGCGCCTCGGCGCGGCGCGCCTCCTCGTCCGGCGCTACGCGGTCCCGATCGAGGAGATCGAAGGTGCGCTCGAGCCGGAGCTCGTCCCGTACTTCCTCGAGATCGGTCACGAGGACGTGACGCACGCCGCGCGGGCGATCGATCGGCTCGGCCCCTTCTTTCGCCCGTGAGGCATCGCGACCAAAGGGCGCGCGGCGCGGGGTGTCCATCGCGCATGTCGCGGCTCTTCGTCCTCGGCGCGTGTCTGCTCGGGTGCGGAACGTCGGCGACCACCGCGAGCGAGCCCGTCGCGGAGGAGACCTTCACGATGACGACGAGCCCGCCGCCGTACGTCGCGGACGACACGCGCGCCGAGCCGTTCGGTCCTTCGCCGTGGTCCGGCCGGCTCACGCGCGCGCTGCACCGCTACTCGAACGGGTGCACCGATCATCGTCAGGTCGATCTGCTCGCGCTCGCGCAGGGCGACGCGCGCATCCCGATCCTCCTCGGCTGGCGCCGCGTCTCGCGGTACGGACAAGAGCCGCGCTTCCTCACGCGCGAGGAGGACCTCCCTCCGAGCGTGCGCGGTCACGCGTGCGTGCTCGTCACCGGCTCGGTCGTGACCTACGCGCACGAGGGCTACTCCGGCGCCCCGGCGTACGCGATCGCGGCGACGCTCATCGAGCCATGCCGGTGACCTAACGCTTCGGCTTCGGCTTCGGCTCGGCGAGGAACGCGGCCGCGAGGCGCTTGGGCGCGCGGAAGGTCCAGGCCTCGGTGATGACCGAGCGGAGCGTGGCGGCGTCGATGCGCGCGAGCGGGATGAGGACGGCGGGGTGACCGTCGAAGTGCGGGGTCGTGAAGAACACGTCTGGGTTCGCGTCGAGGAGCGACTCCTTCGTCATGAGGTCCGGCAGCCAGACCCCGAGGACCGTGCCCTTCGGCGCGCGATCGCCGAGGGCGGCGAGGTCGCTCTTCCGGAGCGGTCGCTCCCACGCGATCGTCTTCTTCTTCACCGACCACCAGCGGAGGCCCGTCGCCGAGCTCGTCTCGAGCGTCTCCGGGAGCGAGCGGACGATGCGTGCGACGGTGTCGAGCGTTGCCATGGTCGATCGCCCCTGAGACTATCGTCCGTCGTGATTGGCCGGCGCGTTCGTTCACTTCTGATGAAGATCGCGGAGCGTTCGCTCCCGCCTCCGCCGCCCCCGCCGCCGGTCTCCACCCGCACCGGCGGCGCCGATCCCGCCACCGGCGAGGTCCGCTACCTCGCGCTCGGCGATTCGATCAGCGCGGGCGGCGGCCTGCCCGATCCCGAGCGCGCGTCGTTTCCCGCTCGCCTCGCGGCGCGGTGGCGCGAGGCGGGGTGCACCGTCACGCTGAAGAACCTCGGCGTGTCGCGCTTCACCGCCGCCGACGTGATCCGCGACCAGCTCCCGCAGATCGAGGCGTTCGCGCCGACCCTCGTCACGGTGCAGGTCGGATCGAACGACGTCGCGACGAAGGTCCCGCTCGCGACGTACCGCGCCGAGGTCCGCGCGATCCTCGACGCGGCGACGCGCGCCGGCGCGCGGGTCCTCGTCCTCGGTCAGAACGAGTGGTTCCGCGCGCCGGACGGGCCCTCGTACGGCGGCACCTTCGAGAAGCGGGAGGCGTTCGACGCCGTGCTCTTCGAGGAGGCGAGGCGGCACGACGCCGAGCTCGTCGACCTCCGCTCCCTCTACCGCCGCCAGGCCGACGCGCCGGCGAGGAGTTGGTCCGCCGACGGCATCCACCCGACCGCCTCCGCCTACGACGAGATGGCGGCGGAGATCGCGCGCGTGGTCCCGGCGCCGTCGCTCCGCGCTCGAGCCGGCGCGTAAAATCGACGATTTTACCGACATGCGCGAGTTCATGATGCTAACGTAGGAAGATCCCGTGAACCGCAACGTCAAAGGCATCCTCTTCGCCGACTACGTCCGCATGATGCGTGGGAAGAAGGACGTCGACTGGTCGATGTTCGTCCGGCGCGAAGACCTCTTCTATTTCCGGAGCCAGGTCGAGCCCGACGACTGGTACCCGATGGAGACCTTCGAGCGGTTCGGCAACGTCATCCTCGCCGAGATCGCGAACGGGAGCCTCGAGGCGGTGCGCCAGTGGGGGCGCGTCTCCGTCGACGCGCTCGTCGCCGCGAACCCGAACCTCCTCGCGGCCGGCGATCCGGTGGAGACGATGATGCGCTTCCGCGTCCAGCGCGCCACCTACTTCGATTTCGAGGCGCTCGAGGTGCCGAGCCTCGCGCCCGGTCACGCCGAGGTCGTCATTCATTACTACATGGGCGCGAAGGCGGAGGAGGCCGCCTCGTACCAGACGATGGGGTTCTTCGAGCGCCTCGTCGAGGTCGCCGGCGGGGCCGACGTCGTCGCGAAGTTCACGAGCTGCTCGTGGACACGCGGCGCGCGCACGGTGCTCACGCTCGACTGGACGTGAGGTCAGCGCATCGTCGCCGCGATCGCGATCGCGGTCGCGAGCGCGAGCGCCACCGCGACGAGGGCGGGGCGGAGCTCGAACGCGCGCGCCGGCGGCGGCGGCGGCGCGGGCGTCAGGCGCACCTCGATCGTGAGCTGCTCGAGGCCCGCCTCGTCGCCGAGCGGCCGGACGAGGCGCACGCGGAGGCGCTCGCGCGCGTCCTCCGGCAGGACGAAGTGGGTCGTGCGCTCCGCCTCGGTGAGGGAGAGGCGAAGGGCGCCGCTTCGCCCGCACGCGTCGCAGCCTCCGCCATCGCAGCGCGCGCACGCGAGGCGGCTCGGCACGACGAGCTCCACCGCCTCACCGCGCCGCGCGGAGGAGAGCTCGACGCTCATCTTGCCGTGCGGCCCGGCGGCCGCGTCGAGCGCGGACGGATCGAGCACTCGCGCGAGCTCGGTCGACGGCATCCTCCTAGCCTACACGCGCGTCGATGCGCCCATGCGCAAGCTCCGCGCCTTCGGCGATCTCTCGCGAAAATCGGTCGTGTCGCGGCGCGACTGTGCAGCTGGCTGCACACTGTCGCGGCGCGGCGGCGGGCATGGAAGACTGCGCGCGATGGCTCGCCTCGACCCGCACTCCTACGCCGACGACGCTCAGCCGCGCACCGCGCATTTCGACTGGAAGGCGCGCGTCGACTTCGCCACGCGGACGATCGAGGCGGAGGTCACGCTCCGCTTCGCCCGACCCGCCGAGGGCGGGCGGCTCGACCTCGACACGCGCGCGCTCGACGTGCACGAGGTCCGCGGCCCCGGCGGCGCGCCGCTCACGTACGTGCTCGAGCCGGACGAGCCGATCCTCGGGCGCCGCCTCGCGATCGAGGTCCCCGCCGGCGCCGACGCGGTGGTCGTGCGCTACCGGACGTCGCCCGACGCCTCCGCGCTCCAGTGGCTCGCGCCCGCGCAGACGTTCGGGAAGGAGCACCCGTACGTCTTCTCGCAGTGCCAGGCGATCCACGCGCGCAGCGTCGTACCGTGCCAGGACACGCCGTCGATCCGGCAGACGTTCACCGCCGCGATCGACGTGCCCGCCGAGCTCCGCGCGGTGATGGCGGCGGCCACAATCGATCGGGAGGTGCAGGGCGCGCGCGCGGTGCATCGCTTCGAGATGCCGCAGGCGATCCCGCCTTATCTCCTCGCCTTCGCGGTGGGCGACCTCGCGTCGAAGGACGTCTCCGCGCGCTCGCGCGTGTGGGCGGAGCCGGGCGTGCTCGACGCCGCGCACTGGGAGTTCTCCGTCGTCGACGAGCACCTGCGCGTCGCGGAGTCGCTCTTCGGACCGTACGACTGGGACCGCTTCGACCTCCTCGTGATGCCGCCGTCGTTCCCCTACGGCGGAATGGAGAACCCGCGCCTCACGTTCCTCACGCCGACGCTCCTCGCGGGCGATCGCAGCCTCGTCAACGTCCTCGCGCACGAGCTCGCGCACTCGTGGACGGGGAACCTCGTCACCAACGCGACCGCGGAGCACTTCTGGCTCAACGAGGGCTTCACCGTCTTCGCGGAGCGGCGCATCCTCGGCGCGCTCGAGGGCGCGGACATGGCCGCCCTCCACGCCGCGATCGGCTTTCAGCGCATGCAGAAGGCGTTCGAGCAGCACGCGAAGCGGCCGGAGCTCACGCGCCTCCGCACGCCGCTCGCGGGGATCGATCCCGACGACGCGTTCAGCGCGGTGCCGTACGAGAAGGGCTTCCTCTTCCTCAAGACGCTCGAGGCGGCGGCCGGCGTCGAGGCGTTCGATCGGATCCTGACGGCGTGGCTCCGCGAGCACCGCTTCGGCGCCGCGACGACGGACGACCTCCTCGCGCTCGTGGAGCGCCTCGCGCCGGGTCTCCTCGCGAAGGTCGACGCGCCGGCGTGGATCGACGGCGCCGGTCTCCCCGCGTCGTACTGGCGCCCGGAGTCCGCGCGGCTCGCGGCGCTCGAGGCGGCGGTGGGCCGCGCGCCGTCCGAGGAGGAGGGCAAGGCGTGGAGCGCGACGGAGTGGCAGCTCTACCTCGAGCTGACGCCGCGGCCGTGCACACCCGCGCTGTGCGAGGAGCTCGATCGGCGCTGGTCGCTGACCGCGTCGAAGAACGACGAGGTGCTCGTGAGCTGGCTCGTGCTCGCGTGCGAGTCAGGGCACGCCGCGGTGCTGCCGCGGGTGGAGGAGGTCCTCGGCCGCGTCGGACGGACGAAATACGTGAAGGCGCTCTTCATGGCGCTCGCGCAGCGTCCCGAGACGCGCGCGCTCGCGGCGGAGCTGTTCGAGCGCTACCGCGCGACGTACCACCCGATCACGCAGCAGGTCGTCCGCGGCGTCCTCGCGTGAGTCACTCGGTGCGCCGGATGACGTGAAAGCCGAAGTCGGTCTCGACGACGTGGCTGACCTCGCCCGGCGCGAGCTCGAACGCCGCGTCGGCGAACGGCGCGGCGACGTCGCCCCGGCCGATCGATCCGAGGGTGCCCTCGCGCGTCGCGGCCCCGGGCTCTTCGCTGTACTCCTTCACGACGTCGCCGAACGACGCGCCGCCTTCGAGCTTGCTCCGCGCCTCGAGCGCGCGAAGGCACGCCTCCTCGCGCGATCGCGTGATCGTGTCCGGCGCCCGCTTCGAGCCTTTGTACTTCACGAGGATGTGCTTCGCGGTGATCTTCGCGGGCTCGTCCGCCTTCTTCTCGCGCGTCGCGCCGGCGATCGCGAGGCACTTGTCGGCGGGCGTCTCGCTCGCGGTCGGGGCCGCGGGCGGCGGCGGCGGTGTGCTCCCTCCGCACGCGACGACGAAGGGGACGATCACGAGCAGGACGCGGAAGGACGGCACCGGCCCAGCCTACCTCGTCCGAGGTCAGGCGCGCGGCGTCTTGCTGCGGAGGAAGGCGAGCGCGCCGAGGAAGTGGGTGGGCGAGAGATCGTGGCCGACCTTCTGCTCGCTGACCATGCGCGGGATGCCGGCGGCGGCGAGCGAGGAGGCGAACGCGCGCGAGTGGGTCACCGTCGTCGAGTCGTTGGCGCAGACGCCGACGTACACCGGCGCGAAGCGGGCGGCCGGCGTCGCCGCCTTCGCCATCGGCTGGCCGCCGGCGAAGACCGCGTAGCCGTCGACGTCGGCGCGGCCGCGCATCGCGAGCGAGCTCGCGAAGTACGCGCCGCTCGAGAACCCGAAGATGAACGTCTCGTCGAACTTCTTGTCGTCGCGCTTCTCGAGGAGCGCCTTCGCCGTCATCCACTGCTCGATGAGCGCGGCCTCGTTCTTCGCCTGCGCTTCGGCGGTGCCGGGCCACGCGTAGAGCTTGTCGCCGAGGACGCCCTTCGGGAAGAGCATCTCGATGCCGGTCGCCTTCGCGACGCGCGCGAGCATCTTCTCGTGGTTGTGCGACCAGTTCGTGTCCTTCGCGATGACGCCGTGGAGCCAGATGACCAGCGTGCGGCGGCCGCTCGTGCCGCGGCCGTCGATGTAGCAGACGTCCGACGGCAGCGCCTCCGTGCCTTCGCCGCACCACGCGTGCGCGGCGGGCGCCTTCGCGCGCACCGCCTCCGCCTTCGCCGTCCGAGGAGCGACGGCGACGAGGACACAGGCAACGAGCACACCGGCGAGGAGACGGAGTCGACTTGGCATGTCGCAGCGTCATTCAGGAAAGGTGCCGCGTCGCCGAGCACGAGATCACGAGGGAATTTCCGGCGCCCGCCGCAGAGCGCAGGTCTCTGTGATGTCTGGAGTCTGCGGTTTTGCGACTAAGGATCGTCGTGCCGTAGGACGATCATCTTCTCGTGTGTCATGTCGCGCATGGAGTAGGGAATGCCGCCCGTGCCGTAGCCGGATTGGCGGCGGCCCGCGAACGGCATCCAGTCCGTGCGGAAGGCGGTGTGGTCGTTGACGAGGACGGTCGAGGCGTCGATCCGGCGCGCCACGCGGAGCGCGGGCTCGATGTCGCTCGCGAACACGCTCGCCTGGAACGCCCACGGCAGCGCGTTCGCGCGCGCGATCGCGTCGTCGAGATCGGTGTAGCGGTACACGCAGACGACGGGCCCGAACACCTCGAGCGCGGACACCTTCGCGTCCGCCGGCGGCTCCACGATCACCGCCGGCTCGAGCGTCGTCTCCGACGCGCGGCGTCCGCCGGTGACGCGCGCGCCCCCGCTCCGCGCCTCGGCGATCCACGCCTCCACGCGATCGACCTCGCGCGGGAGGATGAGCGGACCGACCTCGGTGTCGGGGCGGAGCGGATCGCCGGTGCGCAACGCGCCGATGCGCGCCTCGAGCCGCGCGGCGAGGTCGTCCGCGATCGCGGCGTGCGCGAAGACGCGCTGCACCGACACGCAGACCTGGCCCGCGTGGTAGTACGCGCCCTTCACGAGCGGCTCCACGATCGCGTCGAGCTTCGCGCTGCGGTCGACGACGACCGGGGCCGCGCCGCCGTGCTCGAGCGCGCAGCGCGCGCCCGGCGCGAGCTTGCTCCGGAGGTACCAGCCGACCTTCGCCGAGCCGATGAAGCTGAGGAACGCGATCCGCGGATCGGTCGCGAGGCGCTCGGCCAACGCGTTGTCCTCGGTGACGAGGACCTGGCAATGGTCCTCCGGCAGGCCCGCCGCGCGGAGGAGCTCGACGAACGCGACGCACGAGAGCGGCGTCGCGGTCGCGGGCTTGACGATGACGGGGCAGCCCACCGCGATCGCGGGCGCGACCTGGTGGACGATCAGGTTCAGCGGGTGGTTGAAGGCGGAGATCGCGGCGACGACGCCGATCGGCTCCTTCGTCGTGAAGGCCCAGCGCCCGTCGCTCGCCGGGGTGAGGCCCATCGGGACCTCGGCGCCGGCGAAGGAGCGGAGCTCGTCGGCGGCGTCGCGGAGGCCGTCGATCGCGCGCGTCACCTCCACCCGCGCGTCGGCGAGCGGCTTGCCGCCCTCCTGCGCGATGCGCCGCGCGAGCTCCTCGCGGCGGGCCCCGACGAGGACCGCCGCCTGGCGGAGGACCTCGGCGCGGCGGTAGGGCCGGAGCGCGCGCGAACGATCGGCGAAGAGGGCCGCCGCGCGCGCGAGCTTGGACTCGAGCGACGCCGCGTCGTCGGTGTCCGTCTCGGCGAAGACGGCGCGGTCGAAGGCCTGGACGACCTTTAGCTTCGTCATCGTGACCTCAGCTCCTTCACGAGGACGCGCTCGTTCTCGGAGTAGTCGATCGGGACGCTCACGAGGTGGACGCCGCCCTCCGCGAACGCGCGCTCGAGCGCCGGCGCGAGGTCGGCGATCTCCGTCACCTTGGTCCCGCGCGCGCCGTAGGCTTCTGCGTATTTGACGAAGTCCGGATTGTCGAACGTCATTCCGAAGTCCGATAGCTCGTCGACGGCCTGCTTCCAGCGGATCATCCCGTACGCCTTGTCCTCGAGGACCATGACGACGACGTTCAGCTTCAGCCGCACCGCCGTCTCGAGCTCCTGGCTGTTCATCATGAACCCGCCGTCGCCGCACACCGCGAGGACGCGCCGCTTCGGATGCAGCATCGCCGCCGCCATCGCGGACGGGAGCCCCGCGCCCATCGTCGCGAGGGCGTTGTCGAGCAAGAGCGTATTGGCCATTCGTGTTCGGTAATTGCGCGCGAACCATATCTTGTACATGCCATTGTCGAGCGCGACGATCCCGTCGGCGGGCATGACCTTGCGCACGTCGTGCACGATGCGCTGCGGGGTGAAGCGGTCCTCCGTCGCGCGGTCGGCGAGGTGCGCGAGGATGCCGGCGCGGAGGGGGAGGAGCGCCTGCGCGTTCGGGAGCGTGCCCTCGAGGCGATCGGCGAGGTGGCGGAGGGAGCTCGCGAGATCGCCGATCACTTCGTAGCGCGGGAAGTAGACCTGCTCGACGTGGGCCGGCTCGTAGGCGACGTGGACGACGTCGGGCCCTTCTGCGCTCATGATGAACGGCGGCTTCTCGATCGTGTCGTGGCCGATCGTGACGATGAGGTCGGCGCGCTCGATCGCGTCGTGGACGTAGTCGCGCTCCGAGAGCGCCGCGGTGCCCATGTAGTGATCGGTGCCGCCGGGGACGGTGCCTTTCCCCATCTGCGTCGTGAAGAAGGGGATCTTCGTGCGGAGGACGAACTGCGCGAGGTCCGACGTCGAGCGCGGCCGCGACGCCGCGGCGCCGAGCATCACGAGCGGCCGCTCCGCCGCGCGGATCCGCTCCGCCGCGCGATCGAGGCTCGCCGCGCTCGCGATCGGAACCTCGGGCTCGTTCGGCGGGACGAGCGGCACGTCTTCGCACGCCTCGGCCGCGATGTCCTCCGGGAGCTCGAGGTGGACAGGACCGGGCCGCTCCTGCTCCGCGACGCGGAACGCCTCGCGCACGAGGGTCGGGATCGTCGTCGGCGACACGATCTGATGCGACATCTTCGTGAGCGGCCGCATCGTCGCGACGATGTCGACGATCTGGAAGCGCGCCTGCCGCGACGAACGGATCCCCTTCTGGCCCGTGATCATGACCATCGGCATCGCGCCGAGGAGCGCGTACGCGGCGCCGGTCGTGAGGTTCAGCGCGCCGGGGCCGAGCGTGGTGAGGCAGACGCCGGGCTTGCCGGTGAGGCGCCCGTACGTCGCGGCCATGAACGCGGCCGCTTGCTCGTGCCGCACGAGCACGAGCTGGATCTTCGACTTTCGGATCGCCTCGACGAGGTCGAGGTTCTCCTCTCCGGGGAGGCCGAAGATGCGATCGACGCCCTCGTTCTCGAGGGCGTGCACGAACAGGTCTGCTCCGTGGGCCATGGTGCGCTCGTGATGTTGGGCGCGCCGTCCGCGCCGGACAAGCCTTCTTCTTCAGGGTTCTTCGCCGGTGAGCGCGCGGCGTGCGTCGCCGCCCTCGTCGAGGCCGTAGATCTGCTCTTCGAGCGTCGACGCGCGGTAGCCGGCGCCGTGCGACGTGACGCGGACGAGGACCTTGCCCTCGCCGGTGGTGTCGACGCGGAGGCCCTCGATCGTGCCCGCCTCCACGTCGCGGACGAAGGCGCGCCGGACGCGGTCGCGGTACGTCGCGAGCACGGCGGCGGTGAGCCCGGACAGCGCGGCGATCGTCGCGGCGCCGAGCACGAGCGGACGCCCGAGCTCCACGAGCAAGCCAACCTCGCCGAAGACCGAGTTCATGAACGTCCGTCTGGCGGGGACGACGACGAACGTCGCGAGCGCGATGAGGAGGGAGACGACGCCGACGAAGCGCTCGCCCCGCTCCTCGCCCGCGAGCCCCTTCTCGGCGAGCGACTGCGCGCGCGCGATGGGGTAGGCGTAGAGCGCGAGGACGGCGAGGAGCCCCGGGACCCAGAGGATCGCGCCGATCGTGCCGCCGAGGATGAAGCCCTCGATGAAGTTGCCGTTCTCGGACGCGGCGAGGAGGCCGCACGCCATCGCGCCGTTGAGCGCCGCGAGCGGCACCGACCAGGCCCAGCCGCTCCGGAGCTTGGTGTCGAAGAACGTGCGGCGGCTGCGCATCGCGCGCGCCCAGACGAGCGCGACGAGGAAGGTCGAGATCGTGGTCGCCGCCATCGCGGAGCGATCGCCGGTGCCTCCGAAGAGGTTGCCGAAGACGGCGCCCGTTCCACCGCCGAGCGCGCTCGCGAGCGCGAGGACGTTGAGGACGCGCAGCGTGCCGAGCGATCGAAACGTCGCCGGCAGTCGGTGCTTCTTCGGCTGCGCGTCCGTCATCGCGGCGCTACTTCGAGACCTCGTAGGTCGGGACGAGGATCGCGCGCGCGAGCGTGTGCGAAAAGAGGTTGAAGCCGAGGAACGCGCACGACGCGTCGGGGCCGACGTCGAGCTTCTCGACGTCGACGGCGTGCACGACGACGAAGTAGCGATGCGGGCCGTGACCCGCGGGTGGGGCGGCGCCGATGTAGCGCGCGCCGCCGCCGTCGTTCTTCAGCGTGACGGCGCCGGCCGGCAGCTTCTTCGCGTCCGGGTTGCCCGCGTCGGCCGGGAGCTCGGTGATGCTCGCCGGGATGTTCGCGACCGCCCAGTGCCAGAAGCCGCTCGCGGTCGGCGCGTCCGGATCGTAGACGGTGACGACGAAGCTCTTCGTCTCCTTCGGGAAGCCCGACCACGAGAGCTGCGGCGAGACGTCTTCGCCGCCGGCGCCGAAGATGCCGGAGACCTGCGGCTTCGAGAGAGGTCTTCCGTCCGCGACGTCGGCGCTCGTCAACGTGAACGACGGCACCTGCGGGAGAAACTCGTAGGGCGAGGGAGGGCGCTTGCTGGTGGTCATGGCCGCCCATGGTAGGCCCGCGCGGGCGCGCGGAAAGGGTGAACCGACAGGCTGGTAACCGTTTGGTTTCGTTGAATGTTTGGTAAATTTGCGGCGGCGTAGCACACATCGCGATCTGGCACGTAGAAGGCTGGCGCCATGCGCTGGAGGGAATCCGCATGAAGCTGAGGTTGGTCGTCGTCCTCGCGGGGCTCGGAGCGATGTTCTCGTCGGCGGCGGCGTTCGCGATCCCGATCCCTCCGCCCGAGGAGCCGCCGCCGCCGAAGGTCGTCGCCGATCCGATCGAGGTCCCCGGTCCGCACCTCGCGCTCGGGAGCACGCTCCTCGCCGACGCGCGTCTCGGTCACGCGTCGCTCGCGACGGGCGCGGGCACGGCGGAGACCTACCTCTTCGCGACGGTGACCGGCATCGACTCGCAGCTCGCGACCGCGCCGCCGCTCGACCTCGCGCTCGTCGTCGACCGATCGGGATCGATGAAGGGACGCCGCATCGCGAACGCGATCGCCGCCGCCAACACCGCGGTCGACGGGCTGAAGGACGGCGACACCGTGCTCGTCGTCAGCTTCGACACGCAGGCGGAGGTCGTGCTCGAGCCGACGACGATCAGCGCCGAGACGCGCCCCGACATCCGGGCCGCGATCGAGGGGATTCGCCTCGGCGGAGACACCTGCATCTCGTGCGGCCTCGAGGCGGCGAAGCGCGCGCTCGATCGCGCACCGATCGGCGGCGACCGCGTGCGCCGGATGCTCCTCCTCTCCGACGGCGCGACGAACCACGGGATCAAGGACGTCGCCGGGCTCCGCGGCCTCGCGTCGCTGATCCGCGAGCAGAGCTGCGCCGTCACCACGATCGGCGTCGATCTGGATTACGACGAAAAGGTGATGAGCGCGATTGCGAGCGAGGCGAATGGCAATCACTACTTCGTGGCCAATCCCGAGACGCTCTCCAGCGTGTTCACGCAGGAGTTCCTCCAGCTCCTCTCGACGGTCGCGCAGGACGCGGCGCTCGTCGTCGAGCCGGCGCCGGGGGTCGAGATCGACGAGGTCTTCGATCGCTCCTTCAGCCGCGACGGCCGCCGCGTCGTCGTCCCGCTCGGCACCTATGGAATGAAGGAGGAGAAGTCGCTCCTCTTGAAGCTCCGCGTGCCGGTCGACCACGACGGACGCCAGCCCGTCGCCGACGTGAAGCTCGCGTACCGCGACCTGCGCGAGCACCGGAACGTGTCGTACAGCGGGACGCTCGCCCTCGACGTGAAGAGCGACGGCGCGCAGGCCGAGCTCGATCCGTTCGTGCGCGCGCGCGTCGAGCGGAGCCAGACCGCGCGCACCCTCGCCGAGGCGAGCGAGCTCATCGCGGGCGGTCGCGCGGAGGAGGCGCGCCGGCGCCTCGCCGGCCGGACCAACGAGCTCGGCAACGTCAAGCAAGACGTGTCGCGGAGCGCGCCGGCGGGCAACGTCGCGCCGACGCGCGCGCGCGGCTTCCGGCAAGACTTCGACGATCAGGTCGCCGCGCTCGAGAAGGCGCAGAAGGCCGCGGACGAGGCGGCGGCGTCGAAGCAGAAGGACGCCGCCCCGACGAAGGCGGCGCCGAAGGCGCTCCAGGAGCTGAACCTGAGCCGAGAGTTTCGCTGAAGCTCAGCGTCGCGCCACGTTCGGGGCCGCGTAGGAGAGCGCGAGGACGTCGGTCTCCCAGCGGCGTCGCAGCGCGTCGAGGTCGGCGACGCCGGTGACGCGCCGGAGCGCGGGGAGGCCGTCGCCTTCCGGGTGATCGCGAAACGTATAGAGAGAGCCGCGTTTGCCGTCGAACGCGAGCCGCGAGCCTCCGGCCATCGTCTCGAACGAGAGCGAGCGGCGTTCGCGAATGGCTTGTTGGAGCTCCGCTAGTCGCCAGTTGGTGGCTCCGCGAATATGGCCTTCGACGTCGATCGGTCGCTCGAACAGCGAGCCGAGCCCCTCGTTCAGCCAGGTCGGGGCGGAGGGGAAGTCGGCGCCGACGTAGGCGTGCACCAGCTCGTGGACGAGCGTGCCCCAGCCGTACGCGGAGTCGACGACGAGCGCGCGCTTGCACGGCCGGAAGAAGCCGTAAGGTGTGTCCGGCACGACGTCGAGCAGCGCGGAGCTCCCGCTCCGATACGAGGCCTCGTCCGCGAACACGAAGATCGTGAGCACCTTGCCCGGCTCCTTGTCGAAGAAGTCGGCGCGGAGGCGATCGCGCGCCCACTCGATCGTCGCGGTCGCCTCGGCGCGCATCCCGTTCTGCGCGACGACGACGAACGGCGGCGCGGCGAAGACGTCGTATCCCGCGCCGACGCTCTCCTCCCGGTCGCGCCGCTCCTCCTCGATCGCGACGGGGCTGAGCGCTCCGTCGGCCGCGCCCACGCGACAGCACGTGAGCTCGACGAGCCCGGTGAGCACGACGAGCACGACGAGGAGCGCGCGCCGCACTCCGGTCCGACCCACGAGCGTCGCCGGTCCTTTGGAAGCGGGCTTTCCTGCGCGGGAGCGGCGGGAATTTCATTGAGCCGGGACGATTCGCGTCGTGGTGTCGTCCTCCCGCCGTCTCATGCCTGCCGTCATTT
The Labilithrix sp. genome window above contains:
- a CDS encoding YbhB/YbcL family Raf kinase inhibitor-like protein, which encodes MTTSKRPPSPYEFLPQVPSFTLTSADVADGRPLSKPQVSGIFGAGGEDVSPQLSWSGFPKETKSFVVTVYDPDAPTASGFWHWAVANIPASITELPADAGNPDAKKLPAGAVTLKNDGGGARYIGAAPPAGHGPHRYFVVVHAVDVEKLDVGPDASCAFLGFNLFSHTLARAILVPTYEVSK
- a CDS encoding VWA domain-containing protein, yielding MKLRLVVVLAGLGAMFSSAAAFAIPIPPPEEPPPPKVVADPIEVPGPHLALGSTLLADARLGHASLATGAGTAETYLFATVTGIDSQLATAPPLDLALVVDRSGSMKGRRIANAIAAANTAVDGLKDGDTVLVVSFDTQAEVVLEPTTISAETRPDIRAAIEGIRLGGDTCISCGLEAAKRALDRAPIGGDRVRRMLLLSDGATNHGIKDVAGLRGLASLIREQSCAVTTIGVDLDYDEKVMSAIASEANGNHYFVANPETLSSVFTQEFLQLLSTVAQDAALVVEPAPGVEIDEVFDRSFSRDGRRVVVPLGTYGMKEEKSLLLKLRVPVDHDGRQPVADVKLAYRDLREHRNVSYSGTLALDVKSDGAQAELDPFVRARVERSQTARTLAEASELIAGGRAEEARRRLAGRTNELGNVKQDVSRSAPAGNVAPTRARGFRQDFDDQVAALEKAQKAADEAAASKQKDAAPTKAAPKALQELNLSREFR